The DNA window ACTCTCCTGGGAGGCAAAACACACCTAGTGTTTCTCTAGCATTTGAAATACTAGGCAATTCAGAGCCATTCATCCTGATCAGGCTCATCTGCTTAGTTAATTGGCATGGCTATTTAGTTGACCAGTCAGGTATTCACCCCTGAATAAATGAAAGTAACTATCCCCATATCACACCACAAGCATTCAGAATAGACCTAGGTCATAAAGACAGCGTTATCTAGGTAGAGATTCACTAACTATCACAAAAACCAATTTAGCTGGAGTGCGAAAGCGCTGTCCAGAATCTATCTGCTGCAAGATGGAACTGGGAAGGTGGGACTGGCTCTCCTCTTTATGATCATAAAGGTGATTGACATATAACAAACCCTGCCTGTCAAATGTACGGAGAAGCCAGACTCAGCACCAAGACTGCCTCACTACACTCCTGGGAAAACAGCAAGGTAATAGTCCTTTACTGTGTTGTAGGATGCTTTTGGGGACAATCAGTGTGGTGCAATGGCTTCACCAGTAACTCATTGTAACTCTGGagcccagggttcaaatccccactcggcCACAGAAACGCTTtgggtgaccttagacaagtcacactctctcaacccgaGAGagagggacaaaggcaccctccctagaacaaatcctgccaagaaaacctcataataTGTTATTCACTTTACACTTCAAGGCATACAACAACTACATaacaatgacttcaaggcacgcaacaactacagtagagtctcgcttatccaacctccacttaccCAACGTTCAGTATTATCAAACGCAGCcggtcttttagtagtcagtgtttttgtagtcaatgttttggtgctaaatttgtaaatacagtaattactacatagcatcactgcatattgaactgctttttctgttgatttgttgtataacatgatgttttggtgcttaatttgtaaaatcataatgtaatttgatgtttaataggcttttccttagtccctccttattatccaacattttcacttatccaatgttctgccagcccggcccgtttatgttggataagagagactctactgtacataacaatgacttcaaggcacGCAACAACTACATACATGCTTTTAGAACTTTAGGGTAGGAATAAAAGAATCTTATTGAACAAAACCTCCACTAAGTATGTCTCTTAAAGACCATCAGATGGCGAAAGGGACCAGGTTTTACTAGATCCAATATGCTACCTAAGAGGAGACACACCAATCCGTCCAATTCAACCACAGGTTCATACCTTGACAAGCTGTACATCCTGGTGACTCAGCTGGCTCTGGGGCAACCTGTCCTTCTGGGTGATCCACAGGTGCTGGAGGACTTGCTTGGCGGTCAGGCGCTGATGAGGATCAATATGGAGCATCTTTGATACCAGGTCCTACaagaagcattcaaagaataCAGCTATGGTATGCGTTTTCCACATGCAGGTAGTTTGGAATGTCAGTGTGGGATGAAGAATGGCTACATGAATTTGAGATCTGGTCTCACAATCGGACCCAAGTTGTCTGGAAGCAGATCTATTTTGATTGTCAGGTACAAACCTCTTTCTGCATTCAAAGAGTAATAGCATGTTACCTTCTTAAACTATTGCTCCAGATTTATCAGTGGGCTTAAGTGGAAGCATCACATATTTGATCTGAATGTAAAATATGACAGCCTTACCTTGGCTGCCTCAGAAACTGTGTCCCAATTCCCTCCTTGGAGCGAAAATTTGCCTCCGCCTATCCGAGTCAGGATTTCCTCAGGGGTGTCACTGGGCCCATTGGCAAATGGAGTATACCTGTGAGaggaattttaaattattttaaaacaaggtaaaggtaaaggttttctcctgacattaagtctagttgtgtccaactctgtgggttgatgcttatttctaagccgaagagcaggtgttgtccatagacacctccaaggtcatgtggccactggcatgactgcatggagcaccattaccttcctgccggagcggtacctattgatctactcacatttgcatgttttcgaactgctacgttggcagaagctggagctaacagcgggcgctcgctccgctcccgggatttgaacctgggacctttcagtcttcaagttcagcagctcagcagtttaacacactgcgccaccagaggctccccactatgttatattattatataatacaatCTCACTCGCATGTACAAGCTGCTCAAAACTGTACTTAGATTTAATTAATAAACACTTTATCATATtcttaattccctcttgtagagtctgctgaattttatcttacagtttgtatattgtatattatgttcagactctaatgttttgatgttgatgttttatgctggtttgtatgtttatactattttacttgtttttcattggtttaattatgctgtattttattgtatgttgaaactgggcttgtccccatatgagccgccccgagtcccctctggggagatgggagcgggatataaaaataaagttgttgttgttattattattctgtggttGGAAAATGTATGTGCTTCCGGTCATAAGTTGTCTCATTTTTCTGAGTCGTAATGGCCCACTGATGTCATCTCTAGACCCTACCCAGAGACTATAGCTGTGCCCACCTCCTGTCTTTGGGACTTCTCCTTTAGATGGAAAAAATGCCTTCAGTACTCCTGTCTGCTGCTCTCATGCAAAGCCTTTCTCAGACCACTGCCTCTTCCCAGACTAACTGGGATTCTTTTCTGGCTCCACGTCCTTCTCTATGTGGATGTTCgcaagaaaaaggaggagaaagctGCTTGCGGACTCAAGAAAAAGGCTGCCATCTAGCGGCAAGAGCCGATCCGGGACACCCAACCGAAGGGTGTGGCAGGCTTTCCCTGGCTTTTGCAGAAGGAAGACTCTCTTTCTGGATCTGCTCTGTAGCTGAAACTCTAGTTAGAATCTGGTCAATGCCAGGAAGGACAAATAGCCAGCAACCCATGTAAAGCAGCAGTAGCCACTTCTCTGCAACAGTCCACCTTTGAAAACAGTCCAAAAAATTCAGATGCAACGAAGATGGTGCCAAGATGCTTAACTGGAGGAAAAATATGAAGCCACTGCTTTTCCATCCGTGGTGCAGTTCAAACTCTGGTATTAACTTTGGAAGTCCTACCTGCCTTGGGGCTAAATGACCTCAAAGACTTTCTCCTCCCACCTATAGCTATGTAGAGTTCTCAAAGACTTTTCTCAGGACATACTGAGGAGACATAATGTATGTCTAGCAGAAAAATATTTTCAGCAATTGCATCCTAGTTTCCGGACCTCACAACTGTTCTTGGGGTCAAGGAAAGTCTtcattttacaaggccttcagtTGTAGAACAATGATCTTTCGCACTGTTGTTATTCTTTACCTCTGGTTTTATTCTGCGTTTAAAAATCTGTTCTAGGTTTTGTGTCGATCTGTTAGGTGCGCACTTTGCAGACAGGAAGGAATGCCTCTTAAAAGCAAAACTTGTTATAACACAGAAGtatcctaaaaaaaaaaataccccttCTAACCTTCAAATAGTCATTGTTGAGAAAGAGGAGGACCAGGAATGTTCCCTTAGACTCCTTAGATGATGTGTAGGCTGCAAATTCAATAAACATGGATGTCTGGAGCTCTAATATTAACTAAACAGACAAGATGCtgcaaccaataataataataataataataataatttatttttgtatcccgccaccatctccccaaagggattcggggcggctaacacggagCCAAATCCAAAATACCAAGTgtgaacaagttaaaatataaaacaagacaataaaacaggcaaaaagcaatataaaaaaCACAAACGAATTCGGCAGTTTTAACAAatacaaaaacaatataaaaacctaCCCTGCCAACATTGTGTAGAGGAGGATCCCTAAACTCCAAATATCACAGGCTTCGTCATACCCTTGGCGTTTCAAAACCTAAATGAGATGAGCGGGAGAGAAGATATTTGAGAATCATCCACAACTGTgataaaatttgacagaaagtgtTATAAAAGTTGAGCTGACTTTGAGTCCTGCGCTCTTAAGAAGAAAGTGCCCCAAATAAGCACACAATTCAGTTTCATTGGCTTTGAGTTACTACTACAACATAATGAAACAAGAcggttgaaaacacacaacagcaataATTCAATATTGTTTAGAGATGTATATGTCTGGCAACTGAACCTCGGAGGAAATTCTCCATACTATGTTGTTAGAAAGAGTAATAGTTATGTTGTACCTAGCTTCAAGCACTCACCATAACATCATCAGTCTAGACAAGGTTTGGTTGTATTTTCATTGCAACTAGGCTCGTGAGCGACTTACCTCTGGAGCCACAAAGTTGGCAGTATAGCACGGGGTCATGAGGAGCCCATTGTCCGCTCTCAGCTGCTTGGCAAAGCCAAAGTCACAAATGCGAATGGACTCTGGGTTTACAGACTCATCTACATAGAGGATGTTGCTAGGTTTCAAGTCTCTGTGAACCACCTGTGAAGAAAGCACCAAAACCCATGGGTTATCTTATCTGGCCATGACTGCATCCCAACTTATAGGCATAGCTGGCATTCTGTTGGGTTAGTTTCAGCTATGGCAGACCAATCCAATCAATTGGTGATTGAAAAGTCAACATGCAGGAAAATTAATGGGTCTACTATAGACAGGACTAATAACTTAGATCAATAGCTCCTGCCATAGACATTAGTGCTATTTATTTATGCACTTTTCTACAAAACAATGCCTCTTCAGAACTTGGGAGGTTCCTCCACATCACATACTCACCCCTTGGGAGTGAAGGTATTCCACAGTCTTACAAATTGTGTGCAGGACGGAGCTGGCTTCCCTTTCAGAGAAGCATTTCTGCTTGAGGATCCTGTCCAGCAGCTCCCCGCCTCTCATCAACTCCGTCACCAGATAGACATGCTTGCCATCGTCATACACCTGCCAAATGAATGGTAATGTGAAAGGCTGTTACttagaccacaagggccatctagtccaatcacagtctggcatgcaggaacacacaatcaaaacattcccATCCCATCCAGTCTCTTGAAAATTTCCAAAGACGGCGTCTCCGCCACACTCTCAAGCAGCATATTCTTTTGTTGAACAACTATTATTATCAGGAAGTTTaccctaatattcaggtggaatattttttcccATTAGATCATCGCCAACcagaagattggcagtttgaagcccaagttggagtgagcacccatccGTCAGCCCAGCtaactgtccacctaagcagttcgaaaacagctgagtTGTGAGTACAGAAATTAGGCTCCgcttaagcagggaggtattttacggcaccataaaaatGCCGGCGATCACAGAACAAGGAGGAATAACTCTGCGATCTTCATCGTCATAgcagatggagcgacagcaccccgtggccagaatcgagcataacctccaggTACTGAAGTTGGACAAAAAGGCTGATATCTCTCTATCTGTTTGTCATGTATGTgtgttgtgatctgccctgagtccccttcggggtgagaagggcggaatataaatgctgtaaataaataaattctaggaATCTTGCAAGTCATGCCTATGCCCTATATCAACAGCCAAAGAGTTGATCTTCCCCCTTGTCACGGGTCTTTTCTTCTATACATTTCAGGCAACACATTCACACAAATCCATGTGTGAACAAAGCCATCCTTGCGCGTTCACAACTGCTTTATCCTGACAAGCATGGGGACCTGATTGGTCCTACTTACATCCTTCAGCGTGATGATATTTGGGTGCTGTCCGTATCGTAGCAGTATTTCAATCTCCTCTGAGGGATCTCTCTTACTTTTGTCGATCACCTGCATGACATATATtgcttattattactatataagaACATCAATTTAGCATTTGAGGGTCGTAAACACTGCATGTGGGTCAGTTCAGTAATTTTTCAGCAGTCCGACCAGGTTAGTTCAGCATTATTCCCTTACTACCTATAAGGACTGAGGCTGGAAGATCAAGAACTAGCCTGAGGCTATTGAATCAAGGCCTGATTTGAAAACAGGGACCTCTCAGCCTCCATTACTATGTGGCATCTGCTCAGGCTGGGGGTCCAACAGTgcaaagagaaataaaaagaaggggaaaagactGGCACTGCTTTATTGTATTCAAGGTGTTGTCTATGAAATCTTATGCCAAACAAAACTTGCTTAACCATTAAGGAACCGTTAGACTCTGTTGTTATTACTGCAATAGCATTAACACTTCTACCCTGCTGGCCATTATACAACTGGctctttgtatccacagattctacatcCACACATTTCACCATTCAAGGCTTGAACATATTTTTAGAAAATCCCAAAATCAAAGCcggattttgccattttgacctaAGTAAGCAACACCATTTCACTAAAGCATTGCATACAATAAGTCTTtaaaatccatggattttggtatccacagggaaaGTGTATGTGTCTTGGAACCATGTCTCAGCCGATACCAAAAGGCCTCCTATACAAAGCGTTGgattttagcacagcaggtttaTCACCAAGCTGCAAAAAATCTCGCCAAtcggaaggttgagagttcgaagcccgggtcagggtgagctcctgacctttagcccagctattgcctacctagcagtttggaaacaaatgtgagtagataaataggaaacgcattaaagcagggaggtatttagaCTTGGTGTTTCGatcagaaaaaaagaggaagtttacaagcaaagaaagctcttcggcaaggagatggagcgacagcacccgagtgcagcctccaaagatgccgaaagacgGGAAAGCCTATGTATACCTCTATCGGTTGTCTGCCTTGTCAGTGTTATAATTGGCCgcatgtttgccgcatatgtatattctgtgatccgccctttcgggatgaaaagggcggaatataaacactgtaaataataaataaataaatactatagatAAATGAAATTTGTCATTTTTAGTAACTTTCCTGCCCTTCTACAAaagaaggcagcatattccactgttttaTGAAGAAAGACAGGGGCGAAATCAAATAAAATCTCACTGGGATTCCACAATAAAAGGTGGCATTTTCCTAACTGCCCAATGTTCCTGGCTCCTCGTTAACCCCTTTTAACGAAGTGTGACGATTTATGGGTAGAGCCAAGGAGAACGGCCCTCACCTTCACGGCGTATTCTGTGTTCGTTGCCTTGTGGACGCAGCGCTTGCACACGGAGTAGGAACCAACACCGATGGCCTCCTTCACAACGTAACCGTCACTGAACTGTAGGTTCTTGCCATGGAGTTGCTAAAGTCagggaataaaaacaaaatatagggAACTGAGTGAGCATCAGACTACAAGGAGGAAGAGCTGAGCTTTTGTGATGCTGCCAGGCATTCCTCACGTGTCTTCTTACCTGGACGGCAGAATGTAAAGGCACTGTTGGGGATTTGGCCTTCTCATCCTCTATTGTGCCAGAAGCCACAAAACTGAAGCCACGGAAGAGCTGATGGGCCCCTGCGCTTGGTGGGATCCCAGGTGAATCTGGAACGGGGGAGTGAAgacaaggctttgaagctgcaaggctattcaacgctaatcaaggtggccaattgcaacatccacacttgcctcgggcagacaagagttctttatcccactctggaccttccacggatatattaaccccacttgcctggtttccaacaggcctcacaacctctgaggatgcctgccatagatgtgggcaaaacaccatagaatcatagagagaatgctcctggaacatggccatacagcccagaaagctcaccgcaactcagtgattctggccatgaaagcctttgtcaaCACAGTAAAGAACAGTGCCAACCTTTTGGTGTGCGGGAGGTAAACTCTTTGTCAAAGTAAAAAGTATCATCAGGACGACCCACGGCAGGCTTGAAAGGCGGCTTGATTTCTCTACGAAAGAGCTTCTGCAAAGTGGAAAAGGAGGCAGAAAGAAGGGATAAGTGAACCCATCTTACAAGGAAAAAGCTCCTGAAATACAGAGACAAAGTTGTAGTTTCAGAaggtatttagctttctctgccaaatgctACTGGTGTCTCACCGAACTATAAcctccatgtttccatagcattgagtgatgtcaaactgcactaattctacagtgtagatgcacccaaagagcaggggtctccaaactttttaagcggggccagttcacggtccctcagaccgttggagggccagactatagttgaaaaaaaaacctataaacaaattcctatgcacactgcacatctcttattttgaagtaaaaaaaacaaaacccaaatgggaacaaatacagccttaatgttaatgataatcataataaaaataatgaagcgggttggaagagatcccttgggccatttagttcaacccccttctacctttgtgcaccaaaagcacaagcaaagcacccctgacagatggctacccagactcaatgttgttaataataataataataataataataataataataataataataataataatacatcacataaacctaaacgcttggaaagtgttcaacatatgattctgtgatatgaaatccagcatatatatctcattagcTGTGTTATACTTTgtgtttgtgtcaataataataataataataataataataataataaagaggattggaagagaccccttgggccatttaatccaacccccttctgcctttgtgcaccaaaagcacaagcaaagcacccctgacagatggctacccagcctcaatgttgttgttaataataataataataataaaaaggccaccctgctgggatctgcgtgcatcatccgaaaatacatgtatgtttgacttgtgattttgtgatatgaaatccagcatatctatcttgtttgctgtgtcataataaaataatatatcacatagacctaaacacttgggaagtgttcaacatacgattctgtgatatgaaatccagcatatatatctgaTTAGCTGTGTTATACTTTatctttgtgttaataataataataataataataataataataataataataataaggattgaaagagatcccttgggccatttagtccaacccccttctgcctttgtacaccaaaagcacaagggGATGGATGGGGTTTtctggagttgtaatccaacacagcAGAAGAAGCAGGTTTGAGAAGGTTGCTAGATGCTCATTGAACATTTTAAGTGGTAGGAAAAGGCCAATACTCACATTCCAGTCAATGGTGGAATAAAAAGGGTGTCGCTTGATTTCCTCCACACCGTCCGAACCAGACCCTGGAAGATTAAAAACATCGTTTTCAACTGTTCTACACAGACCCTTGTGCAGCGCAGGGAAAGGTCAACGTGCTCAGAGTTACAACCAAATGAAAGAAACACACGCACACAAGCAAAGTTTTATAAACAGGGCTGCTGAGATTCAGCATAAGCTCGAGAAGCTCAGCTTCATTTAGTACAGAAGCGCAATTCTTAGTTCCTATGGTTGCAAGAAAGTGTGTGGGCAATGCCTGATGGAATACCAAACGCGAGGAATCTACTACGTGCGAAGGAAGCGTTGCAGACAAAGGGGATAGTCAATCCACCAGATGCTTCctaacagcaaaaaaacaaagcTCAATGGCAACAAgcatcttttaataataataataatattacgtggaacaccctccccaaagatattTGACAAGTCCCTACCCTTTTGgacttcagaagagccctaaaaacatggctatgtgcccaggctttcaaggaaTAGATGATAAAGACGGCACGGATAGACCTATGGATACAGTACAAGGCTTTCTGGACGAACGGAGctgatcaaatgttttaaattaatatattgtatttaatagtcttaattaattttatgtattgtttgatattgtttttgtgtgggcattgaattgttgccattgttgtaagccatcctgagtcccttcgggtgagaagggcgggatacaaatgttggaattaaataaaataataataataataatacagtagagactcacttatccaagcctcgcttacccaAGCCATTTTGGAATtgattatatatacgtttttaaggtgtttataatgtgttttaacaatgttattaatggatctatttatattgttttgtttttaggatTGCATTTTggacattaaattttgccaatttttgtaagccgccctgagtcccctcaggtgagaagggcggggtataaatgttgtaaataaataaagaaataaataataaatatttgtagtcaatgttttcaatatattgtgatgttttggtgctaaattcgtaaatacagtaattacaacataacaatactgcgtattgaactgctttttctgtcaaatttgttgtaaaacatgatgttttggtgcttaatttgtgaaatcataacctaatttgatgcttaataggctttcccttaatccctccttattatccaagatattcgcttatccaagcttctgccggcccgtttagcttggataagtgagactctactgtaataataataataataactttatttataccccgccaccatctccccatggggactcagggctggcccgtttagcttggataagtgagactctactgtatatatatttctatttgtTTCCCCATGGTTTATTTCTTTGCCCTTTTCTCTcactctcttctttttccttcattttcctactttctataaaaACTAAATGtcctcactctttcgatgttaagcttctgccggcctgtttagcttggatacgtgagactctactgtaataataatacagtagagtcccacttatccaagcctcgcttatccaagtttctggattatccaagccatttttgtagtctctctactgtaataataataaaactttatttataccccgccaccatctccccacagggactcggggcggctcacatggggcaaggcccgaccagcataatttacaaaaacaactgtATAAATACATTGTACAATATGCAAAAATAATAAATCACAGTAAGTGTGTTTTATGGCACTTGAAGCTACGGTAGAGTCCTGTTTCTCCGACCTCCACTTATCTGACGTTCTGGTTTATCCGAGACAATGAGCTGCTGTTTTATGCTGCGGATGTGCCTGGGCGCAATGCAAACAAGGGCGCCTTACCTAACCGGTTGGCTGGGTTCCTCTTGAAAAGGGATCGCAGGAGACTCTGTGCTTCAGCGCTCAGGAATTGGGGCATGCCCAGCTTCGCTCTGCAGAAAAGGCAAaggcacacatacatgcataggtATGTTATGCAACTCACCATGAGTCATGGAGAAAGAAGCAAAGGAGCGGTGGCACCTCCAGCTTATATAtgagtctataccaggcatgggcaagcttgggccctccgggtgttttggacttcaactcccaccattcctggcctcaggccccttccttttccccctcagccgcttaagcggctgagggggaaaaggaaggggcctgaggccaggaatggtgggagttgaagtccaaaacacccggagggcccaagcttgcccatgcctggtccatGCAGGACCTTGCTTTCTTTGTTTATGTCTCCCAAATCTTACTTGAGGATGAGCGTCATGGTCTCTTTCCGGTCCTTCCCTTGGAATGGCAGGGCCCCCGTCAACATCTCAAACTGCAAAGAACGGCAAGCAAAAATGTCAAATGTATAGGATGGCCTGGAGATAATTGatgattttatttaaaattcttgtatatatattttttctatttagAATGAAACATATAACAATGTAACGCAAAACATTTTCAAACCCACGCCCTGCGTTTTGGTCTCCGTTCTGTGTgattaatgtgcattttataggTATGTCTCTTTTATGGAACTGCATTGTAATATGTGTGTTTCTAGCAATTCCTGTGTGCATTTTATAGGTATGTCTCTTTTATGGAACTACATtataatatgtgtgtttgtagcaatttataatatacaattataatagtgtattattattattattattattattattattattattattaatattatattgtattacattataacaaca is part of the Anolis carolinensis isolate JA03-04 unplaced genomic scaffold, rAnoCar3.1.pri scaffold_10, whole genome shotgun sequence genome and encodes:
- the rps6ka1 gene encoding ribosomal protein S6 kinase alpha-1 isoform X2, producing the protein MCRSGRDRTMDVASKAKLPRIFAFLTLWLHGKRREEPCRLTLLSPGNVSNPKDGSVQEYTITYLVKEGSEKADQSHFELLKVLGQGSFGKVFLVRKITPPDNGQLYAMKVLKKATLKVRDRVRTKMERDILVEVNHPFIVKLHYAFQTEGKLYLILDFLRGGDLFMRLSKEVMFTEEDVKFYLAELALGLGHLHRLGIVYRDLKPENILLDDEGHIKLTDFGLSKEAIDHEKKAYSFCGTVEYMAPEVVNRQGHTQSADWWSYGVLMFEMLTGALPFQGKDRKETMTLILKAKLGMPQFLSAEAQSLLRSLFKRNPANRLGSGSDGVEEIKRHPFYSTIDWNKLFRREIKPPFKPAVGRPDDTFYFDKEFTSRTPKDSPGIPPSAGAHQLFRGFSFVASGTIEDEKAKSPTVPLHSAVQQLHGKNLQFSDGYVVKEAIGVGSYSVCKRCVHKATNTEYAVKVIDKSKRDPSEEIEILLRYGQHPNIITLKDVYDDGKHVYLVTELMRGGELLDRILKQKCFSEREASSVLHTICKTVEYLHSQGVVHRDLKPSNILYVDESVNPESIRICDFGFAKQLRADNGLLMTPCYTANFVAPEVLKRQGYDEACDIWSLGILLYTMLAGYTPFANGPSDTPEEILTRIGGGKFSLQGGNWDTVSEAAKDLVSKMLHIDPHQRLTAKQVLQHLWITQKDRLPQSQLSHQDVQLVKGAMAATYSALNNSKPGPQLKPIEYSFLAQRRVKKLPSTTL
- the rps6ka1 gene encoding ribosomal protein S6 kinase alpha-1 isoform X3, with translation MPLAQLGAEPWPDVELVDMELDAAENGQAAPEERKDALSKKDGSVQEYTITYLVKEGSEKADQSHFELLKVLGQGSFGKVFLVRKITPPDNGQLYAMKVLKKATLKVRDRVRTKMERDILVEVNHPFIVKLHYAFQTEGKLYLILDFLRGGDLFMRLSKEVMFTEEDVKFYLAELALGLGHLHRLGIVYRDLKPENILLDDEGHIKLTDFGLSKEAIDHEKKAYSFCGTVEYMAPEVVNRQGHTQSADWWSYGVLMFEMLTGALPFQGKDRKETMTLILKAKLGMPQFLSAEAQSLLRSLFKRNPANRLGSGSDGVEEIKRHPFYSTIDWNKLFRREIKPPFKPAVGRPDDTFYFDKEFTSRTPKDSPGIPPSAGAHQLFRGFSFVASGTIEDEKAKSPTVPLHSAVQQLHGKNLQFSDGYVVKEAIGVGSYSVCKRCVHKATNTEYAVKVIDKSKRDPSEEIEILLRYGQHPNIITLKDVYDDGKHVYLVTELMRGGELLDRILKQKCFSEREASSVLHTICKTVEYLHSQGVVHRDLKPSNILYVDESVNPESIRICDFGFAKQLRADNGLLMTPCYTANFVAPEVLKRQGYDEACDIWSLGILLYTMLAGYTPFANGPSDTPEEILTRIGGGKFSLQGGNWDTVSEAAKDLVSKMLHIDPHQRLTAKQVLQHLWITQKDRLPQSQLSHQDVQLVKGAMAATYSALNNSKPGPQLKPIEYSFLAQRRVKKLPSTTL
- the rps6ka1 gene encoding ribosomal protein S6 kinase alpha-1 isoform X1, which codes for MPLAQLGAEPWPDVELVDMELDAAENGQAAPEERKDALSKAKRETAWIEKDSVNTADKKDGSVQEYTITYLVKEGSEKADQSHFELLKVLGQGSFGKVFLVRKITPPDNGQLYAMKVLKKATLKVRDRVRTKMERDILVEVNHPFIVKLHYAFQTEGKLYLILDFLRGGDLFMRLSKEVMFTEEDVKFYLAELALGLGHLHRLGIVYRDLKPENILLDDEGHIKLTDFGLSKEAIDHEKKAYSFCGTVEYMAPEVVNRQGHTQSADWWSYGVLMFEMLTGALPFQGKDRKETMTLILKAKLGMPQFLSAEAQSLLRSLFKRNPANRLGSGSDGVEEIKRHPFYSTIDWNKLFRREIKPPFKPAVGRPDDTFYFDKEFTSRTPKDSPGIPPSAGAHQLFRGFSFVASGTIEDEKAKSPTVPLHSAVQQLHGKNLQFSDGYVVKEAIGVGSYSVCKRCVHKATNTEYAVKVIDKSKRDPSEEIEILLRYGQHPNIITLKDVYDDGKHVYLVTELMRGGELLDRILKQKCFSEREASSVLHTICKTVEYLHSQGVVHRDLKPSNILYVDESVNPESIRICDFGFAKQLRADNGLLMTPCYTANFVAPEVLKRQGYDEACDIWSLGILLYTMLAGYTPFANGPSDTPEEILTRIGGGKFSLQGGNWDTVSEAAKDLVSKMLHIDPHQRLTAKQVLQHLWITQKDRLPQSQLSHQDVQLVKGAMAATYSALNNSKPGPQLKPIEYSFLAQRRVKKLPSTTL